ATAAGGCTGCAAGCGACCATCGCGCATGAGCAGGATCCGATGCATTCGGCTGGCCAGCCGCTCGTTGTGAGTGGCGACCACGAACGTTATACCCAACTCGCTCAATTGCTCGAACAATACGTGCACTTCTTCGGCGGTGGTGGGATCGAGATTGCCGGTAGGTTCATCGGCCAGCACCAGGCGCGGCCGTAGCACGACCGCTCGCGCCACCGCGACCCGCTGCTGCTCGCCTCCCGACAATTCCGCGGGTCGCCGATGGCCCTTGTCGCCTAGCCCGACCAGCTCCAGCATTTGGGCCGCCGCGCGACGGATTTCGGCCGGCGACCGGCGTGCAATCAGTCCGGGCATCATGACGTTTTCCAAAGCGGAAAAGTCAGCCAGAAGATAGTGGAACTGAAATACGAAGCCCAGCTTGAGGTTGCGGAACTCGGCCAGTTGGCGGGCAGAGAGCGCGAACAAATCTTGGCCCTCGAAGATAACCTTGCCCGCGGTGGGCGGCTCCAAACTACCTAACACGTGCAGAAAAGTGGACTTGCCTACACCGGATTGGCCGACAATCGCGATTCGCTCGGCCGTGCAGGCCTCGAAGCTCAAATCGCGCAGCACACCTATCTCGCGGCCTCCATCATAGAAGCTCTTGGTCAGTCCCTGGGCCTGGAGCAGAAGCGAGGCGGTGGCCGACGGGGAGGCGAGCGGCCGGGCCGGCGCGTCATTCATAACGAATTACCTCAACCGGGGAGAGCGAACGCGCTTGCCAAGCCGGATAAAGCGCCGCCGCCAGGCACAGCACTACCGCCGCCAGCGCGACCAGCAAAAAATTGCGCGGTTCCAGGCGCGCGGGTACGGCGCTGACCATGAACACGTCGGCAGGCAGATGAATCAGATGATACTTGCCGATTAAAAACGAAACGACGAAACCGGCGCCCACTCCCAAAGTGGTTCCCACCACACCCAGCATCGCCCCCTCGAACACAAAAATCCCGCCCACCGCCATCGCCCGCGCACCCATCGCGCGGAGGATCGCGATTTCCTTGCGCCGTTCCATTACCACCATCACCAGGGTTGCGACGATGTTAAAGGCAGCCACCAGCACGATCAAAAGCAAGACCACGAAGTGGGTAAAAGTTTCCAGCTTTAGGCCGGCAAACAGGCCGGTATCGGTTTGAGTCCAATTGCTCACGGTGGCACCCGCACCGGCCAGCGGAGCAATGCGGGCGGCCAAGGCGGGAGCTTGAAAGATATCTTTTATCCGCAATTCCAAACCATGCTCGAACTGCGGGCTGTTACCGACCAGAGCCTGAACTTGAGCCAGGTTTGCAAAAAGC
The DNA window shown above is from Candidatus Binataceae bacterium and carries:
- a CDS encoding ABC transporter ATP-binding protein: MNDAPARPLASPSATASLLLQAQGLTKSFYDGGREIGVLRDLSFEACTAERIAIVGQSGVGKSTFLHVLGSLEPPTAGKVIFEGQDLFALSARQLAEFRNLKLGFVFQFHYLLADFSALENVMMPGLIARRSPAEIRRAAAQMLELVGLGDKGHRRPAELSGGEQQRVAVARAVVLRPRLVLADEPTGNLDPTTAEEVHVLFEQLSELGITFVVATHNERLASRMHRILLMRDGRLQPYVHGAA